A single region of the Nicotiana sylvestris chromosome 6, ASM39365v2, whole genome shotgun sequence genome encodes:
- the LOC104235668 gene encoding agamous-like MADS-box protein AGL62 — MVSKKTKGRQKIAIKKIENKDDRFATFSKRRTGLYKKASNLVSQCDADIGIVLSSPAGKPFSFFHPTIDVVIARFQNPDMQLSEINRLVAAYARNKVNYLNSRLEEFDTREDAATVQTRFYDQMSKTRQSDWWESIEQLNACEMIMFEAWLDNAMFNLNNHLNQLEIGASSSSPNYF; from the coding sequence ATGGTGAGCAAGAAGACTAAAGGGCGTCAAAAGATagcaataaaaaaaatagaaaacaaagacGACCGCTTTGCCACATTCTCAAAGCGTCGTACGGGCTTATACAAAAAGGCCAGCAACCTTGTTTCCCAATGTGATGCTGATATTGGAATCGTACTTTCTTCCCCTGCCGGTaagcctttctcattttttcACCCTACAATTGATGTTGTTATTGCTCGTTTTCAGAATCCTGATATGCAATTAAGTGAGATTAATCGCCTAGTTGCGGCTTATGCTCGAAACAAAGTGAACTATCTTAATAGTAGGCTTGAAGAGTTTGATACCAGAGAAGACGCTGCAACTGTTCAAACACGTTTCTATGACCAAATGTCAAAAACTAGACAAAGTGATTGGTGGGAGTCAATTGAGCAGCTCAATGCATGTGAAATGATAATGTTTGAAGCGTGGTTAGACAATGCTATGTTTAATTTGAACAATCATTTGAATCAATTGGAAATTGGAGCTTCATCCTCATCACCAAACTACTTCTAA
- the LOC104235667 gene encoding transmembrane emp24 domain-containing protein p24beta2-like — protein MGIGSWENMSRVALFLLVMCFQGIYGIRFVIEREECLSHNVHLEGDTIHVSFVVIKADTPWHSASEGAVDLLIKGPSGEQIHNFPDKTSEKYEFVAHRKGVYKFCFTNKSPYHETLDFDVHVVHYTYFDQHAKDEHFDPLLEQISKLEAALYNIQFEQHWLEAQTERQALVNEGMSQRAITKAILESVTLVGVSFLQVFLLQRLFEQKVRTIRV, from the exons ATGGGAATTGGGTCATGGGAAAACATGTCAAGAGTGGCACTGTTTCTCTTAGTGATGTGTTTTCAGGGAATTTATGGGATTAGATTTGTGATAGAGAGAGAAGAGTGTTTGTCTCACAATGTTCACTTGGAAGGTGACACTATTCATGTCTCCTTTGTTGTCATTAAAGCTGACACTCCTTGGCATTCTGCTAGTGAGGGTGCTGTTGATCTTTTG ATTAAGGGGCCTTCTGGAGAGCAGATTCACAACTTTCCCGACAAGACTAGTGAGAAGTATGAGTTTGTCGCTCACAGAAAAGGCGTTTACAAGTTTTGCTTCACAAATAAATCGCCTTATCATGAAACCTTGGATTTCGACGTGCATGTTGTCCATTATACATACTTTGATCAGCATGCAAAGGATG AGCATTTTGATCCATTGCTGGAACAGATATCAAAGTTAGAAGCAGCTCTTTACAACATACAGTTTGAACAGCATTGGCTTGAAGCACAGACTGAACGCCAGGCATTAG TCAATGAAGGTATGAGCCAAAGAGCAATCACCAAAGCCATTCTTGAATCAGTTACGCTTGTTGGTGTCAGCTTTCTTCAGGTCTTCCTCCTCCAACGCCTTTTTGAACAGAAGGTTCGGACTATAAGAGTTTAG